The proteins below are encoded in one region of Pseudomonas entomophila L48:
- the glyS gene encoding glycine--tRNA ligase subunit beta, giving the protein MSAQDFLVELGTEELPPKALASLGDAFLAGIEKGLQAAGLNYTSKQVYAAPRRLAVLLRQLDVQQPDRSINIDGPPRQAAFDAEGNPTQAALGFAKKCGVELSDIDQSGPKLRFSQHIPGKATASLLPTIVEDSLNDLPIPKRMHWGASREEFVRPTQWLVMLLGDQVVDCTILAQKAGRESRGHRFHHPENVVITTPANYVEDLRKAYVLADFAERRELISKRTAELAMQQEGSAIVPPALLDEVTALVEWPVPLVCSFEERFLEVPQEALITTMQDNQKYFCLLDSEGKLLPRFITVANVESRDPKQIVEGNEKVVRPRLTDAEFFFKQDKKQPLESFNERLKNVVFQAQLGTVFDKAERVSKLAAFIAPYIGGSAANAGRAGLLSKCDLASEMVGEFPEMQGIAGYYYALNDGEPQDVALALNEQYMPRGAGAELPQTLTGAAVAIADKLDTLVGIFGIGMLPTGSKDPYALRRAALGVLRILIEKQLDLDLTTAVEFAVKQFGTKVKAAGLSEQVLEFIFDRLRARYEDEGIDVATYLSVRALKPGSALDFDQRVQAVQAFRKLPEANALAAANKRVSNLLGKAEGAIADQVEPKYFDNANEFSLYSAIQQADQAVQPMASARQYNEALARLAALRDPVDAFFEAVLVNAEDAKVRANRYALLSRLRGLFLGVADISLLG; this is encoded by the coding sequence ATGAGTGCTCAAGATTTCCTGGTTGAACTGGGCACCGAAGAGCTGCCACCGAAGGCCCTGGCCTCGTTGGGCGATGCGTTCCTCGCCGGCATCGAGAAAGGCTTGCAGGCCGCCGGCCTGAACTACACCAGCAAGCAGGTCTACGCCGCGCCGCGCCGCCTGGCCGTGCTGCTGCGCCAGCTGGACGTGCAACAGCCGGATCGCAGCATCAACATCGACGGCCCGCCCCGCCAGGCGGCCTTCGACGCCGAAGGCAACCCGACTCAAGCCGCCCTGGGCTTCGCCAAGAAGTGCGGCGTGGAGCTGTCGGACATCGACCAGAGCGGCCCGAAGCTGCGCTTCTCGCAGCACATTCCGGGCAAGGCCACCGCCAGCCTGCTGCCCACCATCGTTGAGGATTCGCTCAACGACCTGCCGATCCCCAAGCGCATGCACTGGGGCGCCAGCCGTGAAGAGTTCGTGCGCCCGACGCAATGGCTGGTGATGCTGCTCGGCGACCAGGTCGTCGACTGCACCATCCTCGCCCAGAAAGCCGGCCGTGAATCCCGTGGCCACCGCTTCCACCACCCTGAGAACGTGGTCATCACCACCCCGGCCAACTACGTCGAAGACCTGCGCAAAGCCTACGTGCTGGCCGACTTCGCCGAGCGTCGCGAGCTGATCAGCAAGCGCACCGCGGAACTGGCCATGCAGCAGGAAGGCTCGGCCATCGTGCCGCCGGCGCTGCTGGACGAAGTGACCGCCCTGGTCGAGTGGCCGGTGCCGCTGGTGTGCTCGTTCGAGGAGCGTTTCCTCGAGGTGCCGCAGGAAGCCCTGATCACCACCATGCAGGACAACCAGAAGTACTTCTGCCTGCTGGACAGTGAAGGCAAGCTGCTGCCGCGCTTCATCACCGTGGCCAACGTCGAGAGCCGCGATCCGAAGCAGATCGTCGAAGGCAACGAGAAGGTCGTGCGCCCACGCCTGACCGACGCCGAGTTCTTCTTCAAGCAAGACAAGAAGCAACCGCTGGAAAGCTTCAACGAGCGCCTGAAGAACGTGGTGTTCCAGGCTCAGCTGGGCACCGTGTTCGACAAGGCCGAGCGCGTGTCGAAACTGGCTGCCTTCATTGCCCCGTACATCGGCGGCAGCGCCGCCAACGCTGGCCGTGCCGGCCTGCTGTCCAAGTGCGACCTGGCCTCGGAGATGGTCGGTGAATTCCCTGAAATGCAGGGTATCGCCGGCTACTACTACGCCCTCAACGACGGTGAGCCGCAAGACGTCGCCCTGGCACTGAACGAGCAGTACATGCCGCGCGGCGCTGGCGCCGAGCTGCCGCAAACCCTCACCGGTGCCGCCGTGGCCATCGCCGACAAGCTCGACACCCTGGTCGGCATCTTCGGCATCGGCATGCTGCCCACCGGCAGCAAGGATCCGTACGCCCTGCGCCGTGCCGCCCTGGGCGTGCTGCGCATCCTGATCGAGAAACAGCTGGACCTGGACCTGACCACCGCGGTCGAGTTCGCGGTCAAGCAGTTCGGCACCAAGGTGAAGGCTGCCGGCTTGTCCGAGCAGGTGCTGGAGTTCATCTTCGACCGCCTGCGCGCGCGTTACGAAGACGAAGGCATCGACGTTGCCACCTACCTGTCGGTGCGTGCCCTGAAGCCGGGCTCGGCCCTGGACTTCGACCAGCGCGTACAGGCCGTGCAGGCCTTCCGCAAGCTGCCGGAAGCCAATGCCCTGGCTGCGGCGAACAAGCGCGTGTCGAACCTGCTGGGCAAGGCCGAAGGCGCCATCGCCGACCAGGTCGAGCCCAAGTACTTCGACAACGCCAACGAGTTCTCGCTGTACTCGGCCATCCAGCAGGCCGACCAGGCCGTGCAGCCGATGGCCTCCGCGCGCCAGTACAACGAAGCCCTGGCCCGCCTGGCCGCCCTGCGCGACCCGGTAGACGCCTTCTTCGAAGCGGTACTGGTCAACGCCGAGGACGCCAAGGTACGCGCCAACCGTTATGCCCTGCTCAGCCGCCTGCGCGGCCTGTTCCTGGGCGTGGCCGATATCTCGCTGCTGGGGTAA
- the glyQ gene encoding glycine--tRNA ligase subunit alpha yields MSQPTPAVRTFQDLILALQNYWAEQGCVVLQPYDMEVGAGTFHTATFLRAVGPETWNAAYVQPSRRPADGRYGENPNRLQHYYQFQVVLKPNPANFQELYLGSLKAIGLDPLVHDIRFVEDNWESPTLGAWGLGWEIWLNGMEVTQFTYFQQVGGIECYPVTGEITYGLERLAMYLQGVDSVYDLVWADGPFGKVTYGDVFHQNEVEQSTYNFEHANVEKLFELFDFYESEANRLIKLDLPLPTYEMVLKASHTFNLLDARRAISVTERQRYILRVRTLARDVAQSYLQARARLGFPMASPELRDEVLAKLEAAQ; encoded by the coding sequence GTGAGCCAGCCTACGCCAGCCGTGCGTACCTTCCAAGACCTGATCCTCGCCCTGCAGAACTACTGGGCCGAGCAAGGTTGTGTGGTGCTTCAGCCCTACGATATGGAAGTAGGCGCCGGCACTTTCCATACCGCCACCTTCCTGCGCGCCGTGGGCCCGGAGACGTGGAACGCCGCCTATGTGCAGCCTAGCCGTCGCCCCGCCGACGGACGGTATGGTGAAAACCCCAACCGCCTGCAGCACTACTACCAGTTCCAGGTGGTGCTCAAGCCGAACCCGGCCAACTTCCAGGAGCTGTACCTCGGCTCGCTGAAAGCCATCGGCCTGGACCCGCTGGTTCACGACATCCGTTTCGTCGAAGACAACTGGGAATCGCCAACCCTGGGCGCCTGGGGCCTGGGCTGGGAAATCTGGCTGAACGGCATGGAGGTGACCCAGTTCACCTACTTCCAGCAGGTCGGCGGCATCGAGTGCTACCCGGTCACCGGTGAAATCACCTACGGCCTGGAGCGCCTGGCCATGTACCTGCAGGGCGTGGACTCGGTCTACGACCTGGTGTGGGCCGACGGCCCGTTCGGCAAGGTCACCTACGGCGACGTGTTCCACCAGAACGAAGTGGAGCAGTCGACCTACAACTTCGAGCACGCCAACGTCGAGAAACTGTTCGAGCTGTTCGACTTCTATGAGAGCGAAGCGAACCGCCTGATCAAGCTGGACCTGCCGCTGCCCACCTACGAAATGGTCCTGAAGGCCTCGCACACCTTCAACCTGCTGGACGCCCGCCGCGCCATCTCGGTGACCGAGCGCCAGCGCTACATCCTGCGCGTACGCACGCTCGCCCGTGACGTGGCGCAAAGCTACCTGCAAGCCCGCGCACGCCTGGGCTTCCCGATGGCTTCTCCTGAACTGCGTGACGAAGTGTTGGCTAAGCTGGAGGCTGCACAATGA
- a CDS encoding DNA-3-methyladenine glycosylase I: MPRCFWCSDDPLYEAYHDHEWGTPQRDPALLFEMLLLEGFQAGLSWITVLKKRERYREVLHGFDPVQLARLSDERIEALMLDAGIIRNRLKLKAVRRNAEAWLAVDNPAEWLWSFVGGQPKINHFATRNDVPAVTDEAKAMSKALQKAGFTFVGPTICYAFMQATGMVMDHTTDCDRYAALAR; this comes from the coding sequence ATGCCACGCTGCTTTTGGTGTTCCGACGATCCTTTGTACGAGGCCTATCACGACCACGAGTGGGGAACGCCGCAGCGCGACCCGGCGTTGCTCTTCGAGATGCTTTTGCTCGAAGGGTTCCAGGCGGGGCTCTCGTGGATCACCGTATTGAAGAAACGTGAGCGTTATCGTGAAGTGCTGCACGGGTTCGACCCGGTGCAACTGGCGCGCTTGAGCGATGAACGCATCGAGGCGTTGATGCTCGACGCGGGCATCATCCGCAACCGCCTCAAGCTCAAGGCCGTGCGCCGCAACGCCGAGGCCTGGCTGGCTGTGGATAACCCCGCCGAGTGGCTGTGGTCGTTCGTCGGTGGGCAACCGAAGATCAACCATTTCGCCACCCGCAACGATGTGCCGGCGGTGACCGACGAAGCCAAGGCCATGAGCAAGGCCCTGCAGAAGGCCGGCTTCACGTTCGTTGGCCCGACCATCTGCTACGCCTTCATGCAGGCCACCGGCATGGTCATGGACCACACCACCGACTGTGATCGCTACGCCGCGCTGGCGCGCTGA
- a CDS encoding lysophospholipid acyltransferase produces MEKFKGALMVGVLRLFAKLPWGAVQRVGAGIGWLMWKVPNGSRNVVRINLAKCFPEMDPVEREQLVGRALKDIGKSFVESACAWIWPPQRSLELVKEVHGLEVLEQALASGKGVVGITSHLGNWEVLNHFYCNQCKPIIFYRPPKLKAVDDLLREQRVQMGNRVAPSTKEGILSVIKEVRRGGQVGIPADPEPAESAGVFVPFLGTQALTSKFVPNMLAGGKAVGVFLHALRLPDGSGFKVFLEAAPEEMYSEDVTVAAAAMSKVVERYVREYPSQYMWSMKRFKKRPAGEARWY; encoded by the coding sequence GTGGAAAAGTTCAAGGGCGCCCTGATGGTCGGGGTGCTGCGCCTGTTTGCCAAGCTGCCCTGGGGCGCTGTGCAGCGCGTCGGCGCCGGTATCGGCTGGCTTATGTGGAAAGTCCCCAATGGCTCGCGCAATGTCGTGCGCATCAACCTGGCCAAGTGTTTCCCGGAGATGGACCCGGTTGAGCGCGAGCAACTGGTGGGTCGTGCGTTGAAGGATATCGGCAAGTCGTTCGTCGAGAGCGCCTGCGCCTGGATCTGGCCACCGCAGCGCTCGCTGGAACTGGTCAAGGAAGTGCACGGCCTGGAAGTGCTGGAGCAGGCCCTGGCCTCGGGCAAGGGCGTGGTGGGCATCACCAGCCACCTGGGCAACTGGGAAGTGCTCAACCACTTCTATTGCAACCAGTGCAAACCGATCATCTTCTATCGCCCGCCCAAGTTGAAGGCGGTGGATGACCTGCTGCGTGAGCAGCGCGTGCAGATGGGCAACCGCGTGGCGCCCTCGACCAAGGAAGGCATTCTCAGCGTGATCAAGGAAGTGCGCCGGGGTGGGCAGGTGGGGATTCCCGCGGATCCGGAGCCGGCCGAGTCGGCGGGTGTGTTCGTGCCGTTCCTCGGTACCCAGGCACTGACCAGCAAGTTCGTGCCGAACATGCTGGCCGGCGGCAAGGCGGTCGGGGTGTTCCTGCATGCCCTGCGGTTGCCGGATGGGTCAGGCTTCAAGGTGTTCCTCGAGGCGGCGCCGGAAGAGATGTACAGCGAGGATGTGACGGTAGCGGCGGCGGCCATGAGCAAGGTGGTCGAGCGTTATGTGCGCGAGTATCCGAGCCAGTACATGTGGAGCATGAAGCGCTTCAAGAAGCGCCCGGCGGGCGAGGCGCGCTGGTATTGA
- a CDS encoding tetratricopeptide repeat protein — protein sequence MRESLEKMLAKGVDNPLLRFGLGKAWLDEGNGAEAAVHLAACVRQDPKYSAAWKLLGKAYQLSGDLAGARTAWEEGIVAAQAHGDKQAEKEMTVFLKKLNKA from the coding sequence ATGCGTGAATCGCTGGAGAAAATGCTGGCCAAGGGTGTGGATAACCCGCTGCTGCGGTTCGGGCTGGGCAAGGCCTGGCTGGACGAGGGCAATGGCGCTGAAGCGGCGGTGCACCTGGCGGCTTGTGTGCGGCAGGATCCGAAGTACTCGGCGGCGTGGAAGCTGCTGGGGAAGGCGTATCAGCTCAGCGGCGATCTGGCTGGCGCGCGCACGGCCTGGGAAGAGGGGATCGTCGCGGCGCAGGCCCATGGCGACAAGCAGGCCGAGAAAGAGATGACCGTTTTCCTCAAGAAGCTCAACAAGGCTTGA
- the trkA gene encoding Trk system potassium transporter TrkA codes for MKIIILGAGQVGGTLAEHLASEANDITVVDTDSERLRDLGDRLDIRTVQGRASLPTVLRQAGADDADMLVAVTNSDETNMVACQVAYSLFHTPTKIARVRESAYLTREELFDNDHIPVDVLISPEQVVTNYIKRLIEHPGSLQVIDFAEGKAQLVAVRAYYGGPLVGQQLRQIRAHMPNVDTRVAAIFRRDRPITPQGDTVIEADDEVFFIAAKKDIRAVMGELRRIDETNKRVVIAGGGQIGERLAEAIESRYQVKIIEMNPARCRHLSENLESTVVLQGSASDRDLMLEENIADADIFLALTNDDEANIMSSLLAKRLGARKVMTIINNPAYVDLVQGGEIDIAISPQLATIGTLLAHVRRGDIVSVHSLRRGAAEAIEAVAHGDSKSSKVVGKAIEDISLPPGTTIGAIIRDEEVLIAHDDTVIASGDHVILFVVDKKQIRDVEKLFHVGLSFF; via the coding sequence ATGAAGATCATCATCCTCGGCGCAGGGCAGGTGGGCGGCACGCTGGCGGAACACCTGGCCAGCGAAGCCAACGACATCACCGTGGTCGACACCGACAGCGAGCGCCTGCGCGACCTGGGCGACCGCCTGGACATCCGCACCGTGCAGGGCCGCGCGTCGCTGCCGACGGTACTGCGCCAGGCCGGCGCCGACGACGCCGACATGCTGGTGGCGGTAACCAACAGTGACGAGACCAACATGGTCGCCTGCCAGGTCGCCTACTCGCTGTTCCACACCCCGACCAAGATCGCCCGGGTACGCGAGTCGGCCTACCTCACCCGTGAAGAGCTGTTCGACAACGACCACATCCCGGTGGACGTGCTGATCAGCCCCGAGCAGGTGGTGACCAACTACATCAAGCGCCTGATCGAACACCCAGGTTCGCTGCAGGTGATCGACTTCGCCGAGGGCAAGGCCCAGCTGGTGGCGGTCCGGGCCTACTACGGCGGCCCGCTGGTGGGCCAGCAACTGCGCCAGATCCGCGCCCACATGCCCAATGTCGACACCCGCGTGGCGGCGATCTTCCGCCGCGACCGGCCGATCACCCCGCAGGGCGACACGGTGATCGAGGCCGACGACGAAGTGTTCTTCATCGCCGCGAAGAAGGACATCCGCGCAGTGATGGGTGAGCTGCGTCGCATCGACGAGACCAACAAGCGCGTGGTCATCGCCGGTGGCGGGCAGATCGGCGAGCGCCTGGCCGAGGCCATCGAGAGCCGCTACCAGGTGAAGATCATCGAGATGAACCCGGCACGCTGCCGCCACCTCTCGGAAAACCTCGAGAGCACCGTGGTGCTCCAAGGCAGTGCGTCCGACCGGGACCTGATGCTCGAAGAAAACATCGCCGACGCCGACATCTTCCTGGCCCTGACCAACGACGACGAGGCCAACATCATGTCGTCGCTGCTGGCCAAGCGCTTGGGTGCGCGCAAGGTGATGACCATCATCAACAACCCGGCCTACGTCGACCTGGTGCAGGGCGGCGAGATCGACATCGCCATCAGCCCGCAGCTGGCCACCATCGGCACCTTGCTGGCCCACGTGCGCCGCGGCGATATCGTCAGCGTGCACTCGCTGCGCCGGGGCGCGGCCGAGGCCATCGAGGCGGTGGCCCATGGCGATTCGAAGTCGAGCAAGGTGGTGGGCAAGGCCATCGAGGACATCTCGTTGCCGCCAGGCACCACCATCGGCGCGATCATCCGCGACGAGGAAGTGCTGATCGCCCACGATGACACGGTGATCGCGTCGGGCGACCATGTGATCCTGTTCGTTGTGGATAAAAAGCAGATTCGAGACGTGGAGAAACTGTTCCACGTGGGCCTGAGTTTCTTCTAG
- the rsmB gene encoding 16S rRNA (cytosine(967)-C(5))-methyltransferase RsmB, with the protein MNPRLAAARALAAVLSGKASLNSSLPAQLDKVDERDRGLTQDLAFGTARWQPRLDLLAAQLLQKPFKAADADVQALLLVGLYQLFYTRIPAHAALGETVGCADKLKKPWAKGLLNAVLRRAQREGEELLASMERDPVVRTAHPRWLQKSLKAFWPEQWEAICAANNAHPPMILRVNRRHHSRDAYLSLLAEAGIQASACQFSRDGIVLAEACDVRGLPGFADGWVSVQDEAAQLSADLLELAPGQRVLDACCAPGGKTCHLLEAEPGLAHMVAIDLEAKRLARVRENLDRLKLDAELIACDARDTASWWDGKPFQRILLDAPCSATGVIRRHPDIKLTRQAEDIPALATLQGELLDALWPTLEVGGMLLYATCSSLPTENTEVIDAFLARTPGARELDLATEAGLRQPHGRQLLAQEGGHDGFYYAKLIKIAASRG; encoded by the coding sequence ATGAACCCACGCCTGGCCGCCGCCCGTGCCCTTGCCGCCGTGCTCAGCGGCAAGGCCTCGCTGAACAGCTCGCTGCCGGCGCAACTGGACAAGGTCGACGAGCGCGACCGTGGCCTGACCCAGGACCTAGCCTTCGGCACCGCCCGCTGGCAGCCACGCCTGGACCTGCTGGCCGCGCAACTGCTGCAGAAGCCGTTCAAGGCCGCCGATGCCGATGTGCAGGCGCTGCTGCTGGTCGGCCTGTACCAGCTGTTCTACACGCGCATCCCGGCACACGCCGCCCTCGGCGAGACCGTCGGCTGCGCCGACAAGCTCAAGAAGCCATGGGCCAAGGGCCTGCTCAACGCCGTGCTGCGCCGCGCCCAGCGTGAAGGCGAGGAACTGCTCGCCAGCATGGAACGCGACCCGGTGGTGCGCACCGCCCACCCGCGCTGGCTGCAGAAGTCGCTGAAAGCCTTCTGGCCGGAGCAGTGGGAAGCCATCTGCGCCGCCAACAACGCCCACCCGCCGATGATTCTGCGGGTCAATCGCCGCCACCACAGCCGTGACGCCTACCTGTCGTTGCTGGCCGAGGCCGGCATCCAGGCCAGCGCCTGCCAGTTCAGCCGTGACGGCATCGTCCTGGCCGAAGCCTGCGACGTGCGTGGCCTGCCGGGCTTCGCCGACGGTTGGGTGAGCGTGCAGGACGAAGCCGCGCAGCTGTCCGCCGACCTGCTGGAACTGGCCCCCGGCCAGCGCGTGCTCGACGCCTGCTGCGCCCCGGGCGGCAAGACCTGCCACCTACTGGAAGCCGAACCCGGCCTGGCCCACATGGTCGCCATCGACCTGGAAGCCAAGCGACTGGCCCGCGTGCGCGAGAACCTCGACCGCCTGAAGCTCGACGCGGAGCTGATCGCCTGCGACGCCCGTGACACCGCCAGCTGGTGGGACGGCAAGCCATTCCAGCGCATCCTGCTCGACGCGCCATGCTCGGCCACCGGTGTGATCCGCCGTCACCCGGACATCAAGCTGACCCGTCAGGCCGAGGACATCCCGGCCCTGGCCACGCTGCAAGGCGAGCTGCTCGATGCCCTGTGGCCGACCCTGGAAGTGGGCGGCATGTTGCTCTACGCCACCTGCTCGAGCCTGCCGACCGAGAACACCGAAGTGATCGACGCCTTCCTCGCCCGCACCCCCGGTGCCCGCGAGCTGGACCTGGCCACCGAAGCCGGCCTGCGCCAGCCCCACGGCCGCCAGCTGCTGGCCCAGGAAGGCGGCCATGACGGGTTCTATTACGCCAAACTGATCAAGATCGCCGCTTCGCGCGGGTAA
- the fmt gene encoding methionyl-tRNA formyltransferase has translation MRIVFAGTPEFAAEHLKALLDSPYEIVAVYTQPDRPAGRGQKLMPSAVKALAVAHDIPVYQPQTLRNPEAQAELAALKPDLMVVVAYGLILPQVVLDIPRLGCINSHASLLPRWRGAAPIQRAVEAGDAESGVTVMRMEAGLDTGPMLLKVVTPISAEDTGGTLHDRLAAMGPGAVVQAIAGLADGSLQGEVQDDTLATYAHKLNKDEARIDWNRPAVELERLIRAFNPWPVCHSTLDGESVKVLAANLSTGKGTPGEILSASKDGLVVACGDGALSLTRLQLPGGKALAFSDLFNSRREKFAGGKVLGQ, from the coding sequence ATGCGCATCGTCTTCGCAGGCACTCCAGAGTTTGCCGCCGAACACCTCAAGGCCCTGCTCGACAGCCCGTACGAGATCGTGGCCGTCTACACCCAGCCCGACCGCCCGGCTGGCCGTGGCCAGAAGCTCATGCCGAGCGCAGTGAAGGCACTGGCCGTTGCCCACGACATCCCGGTGTACCAGCCGCAGACCCTGCGCAACCCCGAGGCGCAAGCCGAGCTCGCCGCGCTCAAGCCGGACCTGATGGTGGTGGTCGCCTATGGCCTGATCCTGCCGCAAGTGGTGCTGGATATTCCGCGCCTGGGTTGCATCAACAGCCATGCCTCCCTGCTGCCGCGCTGGCGCGGGGCGGCGCCGATCCAGCGTGCCGTGGAAGCCGGCGACGCCGAGAGCGGCGTGACCGTGATGCGTATGGAAGCGGGCCTGGATACCGGCCCGATGTTGCTCAAGGTGGTTACCCCGATCAGCGCCGAGGACACTGGCGGCACCCTGCACGACCGCCTCGCCGCCATGGGCCCGGGCGCCGTGGTGCAGGCCATCGCCGGCCTGGCCGACGGTTCGCTGCAAGGTGAAGTACAGGACGATACCCTGGCCACTTATGCACACAAGCTGAACAAGGACGAGGCGCGCATCGACTGGAACCGCCCAGCCGTCGAACTGGAACGCCTGATCCGTGCCTTCAACCCGTGGCCGGTGTGCCACAGCACCCTCGACGGCGAAAGCGTGAAGGTGCTGGCCGCCAACTTGTCCACAGGCAAGGGCACTCCTGGTGAGATCCTCTCCGCCAGCAAGGACGGCCTGGTCGTCGCCTGCGGTGATGGCGCCCTGAGCCTGACCCGCCTGCAACTGCCCGGCGGCAAGGCCCTGGCCTTCAGCGACCTGTTCAACAGCCGCCGCGAGAAGTTCGCCGGTGGCAAGGTGCTCGGCCAATGA
- the def gene encoding peptide deformylase, which yields MAILNILEFPDPRLRTIAKPVTEFDDALRQLIDDMFETMYEAPGIGLAATQVNVHKQVVVMDLSEDRSEPRVFINPTVEELTHDMGQYQEGCLSVPGFYENVDRPLRVRVKAQDRDGKPYELEAEGLLAVCVQHEFDHLNGKLFVDYLSQLKRDRIKKKLEKQHRQQA from the coding sequence ATGGCCATCTTGAACATTCTCGAATTCCCCGATCCGCGCCTGCGCACCATTGCCAAACCGGTAACGGAGTTCGACGACGCCCTGCGCCAGTTGATCGACGACATGTTCGAGACCATGTACGAAGCCCCTGGCATCGGCCTGGCGGCCACCCAGGTCAACGTGCACAAGCAGGTCGTGGTGATGGACCTGAGCGAAGACCGCAGCGAACCGCGCGTCTTCATCAACCCCACGGTCGAGGAGCTGACCCACGACATGGGCCAGTACCAGGAAGGCTGCCTGTCGGTGCCCGGCTTCTACGAAAACGTAGACCGCCCGCTGCGTGTGCGGGTCAAGGCCCAGGACCGCGACGGCAAGCCCTATGAACTCGAAGCCGAAGGCCTGCTGGCCGTATGCGTGCAGCACGAGTTCGACCACCTCAACGGCAAGCTGTTCGTCGACTACCTGTCCCAGCTCAAACGCGACCGGATCAAGAAGAAGCTGGAAAAGCAGCACCGCCAGCAAGCCTGA
- the dprA gene encoding DNA-processing protein DprA, which produces MTEPRSSPCSPAELEARLRLHRLPDAGLRRFHTLIEAFGSASSALTAPASAWRALGLPAASIDARRSPEVRDGALAAMAWLERPGQHLLMWDEPGYPALLAEIDDPPPLLFVAGNPALLERPQLAIVGSRRASPPALDTAGAFSRCLSQAGFTITSGLALGVDGAAHRAALKAGGYTIGVLGTGLQKCYPQRHRDLARMMIDSGSALVSEYPLDAGPLAGNFPRRNRIISGLSLGVLVVEASLASGSLITARLAAEQGREVYAIPGSIHHPGVKGCHQLIRDGALLVESVEQILDSLGGWQNLPPAVVDKPAHPLLALLHAAPQTSEGLAHSSGLPLAQVLASLTELELEGRVSNEAGRWFARAG; this is translated from the coding sequence ATGACCGAACCCCGTTCGTCGCCTTGTTCGCCTGCCGAACTCGAGGCGCGGTTGCGTCTGCATCGGCTTCCCGATGCCGGGCTGCGTCGTTTTCACACCCTCATCGAAGCTTTCGGCAGCGCCTCGTCGGCGCTCACTGCGCCAGCAAGTGCCTGGCGTGCCCTGGGGCTGCCGGCAGCCAGTATCGACGCCCGGCGCAGCCCTGAAGTGCGCGATGGGGCATTGGCCGCAATGGCCTGGTTAGAGCGGCCGGGCCAGCATTTACTGATGTGGGACGAGCCTGGCTACCCGGCGTTGCTGGCCGAGATAGACGATCCGCCGCCCTTGCTGTTCGTCGCTGGAAACCCTGCTTTGCTCGAGCGACCGCAGCTTGCGATTGTGGGCAGCAGGCGTGCTTCACCCCCGGCGCTGGATACGGCGGGCGCGTTTTCCCGTTGCCTTTCCCAGGCCGGGTTCACCATCACCAGCGGGCTGGCGCTGGGCGTGGACGGTGCCGCTCATCGGGCCGCGTTGAAGGCCGGTGGGTACACGATCGGGGTGCTGGGCACGGGGTTGCAAAAATGTTATCCACAGCGCCATCGTGACTTGGCACGGATGATGATCGACAGCGGTAGCGCGCTGGTTTCCGAGTACCCGCTGGACGCCGGGCCGCTGGCGGGTAACTTCCCACGGCGCAATCGGATCATCAGTGGCTTGTCGCTGGGTGTACTGGTGGTCGAGGCCAGCCTGGCCAGCGGCTCGTTGATCACCGCGAGGCTTGCTGCCGAACAGGGGCGGGAGGTGTATGCGATTCCAGGCTCCATCCACCACCCTGGCGTCAAAGGCTGCCACCAGTTGATCCGCGATGGCGCCCTGCTGGTGGAAAGCGTGGAGCAGATCCTCGACAGCCTGGGCGGCTGGCAGAACCTGCCGCCCGCTGTTGTGGATAAACCCGCTCACCCCCTCCTCGCCCTGCTTCATGCCGCGCCCCAGACCAGCGAGGGCCTGGCCCACAGCAGCGGCCTGCCGCTGGCCCAGGTACTGGCCAGCCTGACCGAGCTGGAGCTCGAAGGCCGGGTCAGCAATGAAGCCGGGCGTTGGTTTGCCCGTGCCGGCTAA
- a CDS encoding L-threonylcarbamoyladenylate synthase, with protein sequence MVSSWRVQQAAREVKAGAVIAYPTEAVWGLGCDPWNEDAVYRLLALKSRPVDKGLILIADNIRQFDFLFEDFPQDWIDRMSATWPGPNTWLVPHQDLLPEWVTGQHDTVALRVSDHPQVRELCALVGPLISTSCNPAGRPAAKSRLRVEQYFHNELDMVLGGALGGRKNPSLIRDLATGEVVRPG encoded by the coding sequence ATGGTGAGCAGTTGGCGTGTGCAGCAAGCCGCGCGCGAGGTGAAGGCGGGTGCGGTGATCGCCTATCCGACGGAAGCGGTCTGGGGCCTGGGCTGCGACCCGTGGAACGAGGACGCGGTGTATCGCCTGCTGGCGCTCAAGTCGCGGCCTGTGGATAAAGGGCTGATCCTGATCGCCGACAACATCCGCCAGTTCGACTTTCTGTTCGAGGATTTCCCGCAGGATTGGATTGATCGCATGAGCGCTACTTGGCCGGGGCCGAACACCTGGCTGGTGCCGCACCAGGACCTGTTGCCCGAGTGGGTGACCGGGCAGCACGACACCGTGGCGCTGCGGGTCAGCGATCACCCACAGGTGCGCGAGCTGTGCGCGTTGGTCGGGCCGTTGATCTCTACCTCCTGCAACCCGGCCGGGCGGCCGGCGGCCAAGAGTAGGTTGCGGGTGGAGCAGTACTTCCACAACGAGCTGGACATGGTGCTGGGTGGGGCGTTGGGTGGGCGGAAGAACCCGAGCCTGATTCGCGACCTGGCGACCGGCGAGGTTGTGCGCCCGGGCTGA